Proteins from a genomic interval of Thermoplasmatales archaeon:
- a CDS encoding asparagine synthetase A, with product METEIVSELEERLSSKQLRIALELNGPVRAFLGEFLRSRGFVEVPPVIFSTVTDPLNHPVYDPSFDYEGTRYSLTKSMIFHKQILVQKFPKIYTFSPNIRLELAEKAATGRHLLEFTQLDLEQQGASREDVMKLGEEMFSSLMRFVKEKYSKQLSEIGRELKIPSMPYKKFKLLEAEAKYGPDWEQVLSELEKDPFWIVDIPLEKREFYDREKEDEPGILSDMDMIYPEGFGEALSGGEREYEYSKILERISKKKQTTEQFKWFLEAAKYDLKPSAGFGIGVERLIRYICGYPRIEMVHPFPKIPGKVSI from the coding sequence ATGGAAACAGAAATAGTATCAGAACTTGAAGAGCGGTTATCTAGTAAGCAATTGAGGATTGCGCTCGAACTAAACGGTCCAGTTAGGGCATTTTTGGGTGAATTTTTAAGATCCCGAGGTTTTGTCGAAGTGCCACCAGTAATTTTCTCAACGGTTACAGATCCACTCAACCATCCAGTTTATGATCCTTCGTTTGATTACGAAGGGACACGGTATTCTCTGACAAAGAGCATGATATTTCACAAACAGATATTGGTGCAAAAATTTCCAAAAATCTATACATTTTCTCCAAACATAAGACTGGAATTAGCTGAAAAGGCGGCCACAGGAAGGCATTTGCTCGAATTCACTCAACTGGATCTAGAACAGCAGGGTGCTTCAAGGGAAGATGTCATGAAGCTTGGAGAGGAGATGTTTTCCTCATTGATGAGATTCGTGAAGGAAAAGTATTCGAAGCAATTGTCTGAAATCGGAAGAGAACTAAAGATTCCGTCCATGCCCTACAAGAAATTTAAGCTCCTCGAGGCAGAGGCAAAATATGGTCCAGATTGGGAACAGGTGCTTTCAGAACTTGAAAAGGATCCGTTCTGGATCGTAGATATTCCACTTGAAAAAAGAGAATTCTATGATAGGGAAAAGGAAGACGAACCGGGGATTCTTTCAGACATGGACATGATTTACCCCGAAGGATTCGGCGAAGCCTTGTCTGGAGGAGAACGCGAGTATGAATACTCAAAAATTTTAGAGAGAATCAGTAAGAAGAAGCAAACCACAGAGCAGTTTAAATGGTTTTTAGAAGCTGCAAAATATGATCTTAAACCATCTGCAGGATTCGGTATAGGTGTAGAGAGGCTCATCCGATATATATGTGGGTACCCGAGGATTGAGATGGTACATCCGTTTCCGAAGATCCCAGGAAAAGTGTCGATTTGA
- the msrA gene encoding peptide-methionine (S)-S-oxide reductase MsrA, whose protein sequence is MKNTDVEVAVLAGGCFWCMEAVFIEVKGVLKVDPGYSGGKVDDPSYEEVCTGKTGHAEAVRITYDPSMISYNDILEIFFSTHDPTSLNKQGNDVGTQYRSSIFFIDNNQESIAIETIKKLEEEKRFPRPIVTKVEKFSNFYPAEDYHKNYFRNNPNSPYCAFVISPKIEKFRKSHAVFLVNRKDS, encoded by the coding sequence ATGAAAAATACAGATGTTGAAGTTGCAGTACTTGCTGGTGGTTGTTTCTGGTGCATGGAGGCCGTATTTATAGAAGTAAAAGGCGTTCTTAAAGTGGATCCCGGGTATTCTGGCGGCAAGGTTGACGATCCATCATACGAAGAAGTGTGTACCGGAAAAACAGGACATGCAGAAGCTGTAAGAATCACATATGATCCTTCGATGATTTCCTACAATGATATTCTCGAAATATTCTTTTCAACCCATGATCCTACGTCGCTCAATAAGCAAGGGAATGATGTTGGAACCCAGTACAGATCCTCCATATTTTTCATAGATAACAATCAGGAATCCATTGCGATTGAAACTATAAAAAAACTTGAAGAGGAAAAGCGCTTTCCGAGGCCTATAGTGACTAAGGTCGAGAAATTTTCGAATTTTTATCCTGCAGAGGATTACCACAAGAATTACTTTAGGAATAACCCTAATTCACCCTACTGCGCGTTTGTAATATCTCCGAAAATTGAAAAATTCCGGAAATCACACGCCGTGTTCTTGGTTAACCGAAAAGATTCATGA
- a CDS encoding kinase, with product MNTTDEDKKRMIMSRTPLRLSFVGGGTDLPAFYRSFGKGAVVSAAINRYIYIAVNRKFDSKIRASYSVTEIVDNVNQIKHNAIRECLRFLGIDGGIEIVSISDIPSHGTGLGSSSTFVVGLLNALHAYKGEHVSAKQLAEESVRVEREILMEPGGKQDQYLASFGGVQLLEFFDDEKVLVSPVIMKESVRKKLRENLLLLYTGKERNSTTIIEDQSKQVQEHLESYKKMRDLSYSFLEAVNKEDIDAIGNIMDQNWQEKRKLSPNISNSWIDEMYSKAKENGALGGKIVGAGGGGFLFLVAKPENHQKIISGLNELKPVDFSFDYSGSKIIFIGE from the coding sequence ATGAATACTACCGATGAAGATAAGAAACGAATGATCATGTCGAGAACACCGCTGCGATTATCATTCGTTGGCGGTGGTACCGATCTTCCAGCATTTTATAGATCTTTTGGGAAAGGTGCAGTTGTTTCTGCAGCAATCAACCGATACATATACATCGCTGTGAACAGAAAATTCGATTCAAAAATACGGGCCAGTTACTCTGTGACTGAGATAGTTGACAACGTGAATCAAATCAAACACAATGCGATACGTGAGTGTCTGAGATTTCTCGGCATTGACGGTGGAATAGAAATAGTTAGCATATCCGATATTCCTTCACATGGGACGGGGCTTGGTTCAAGCAGCACATTTGTCGTCGGTCTTCTGAATGCCCTGCATGCATACAAAGGAGAGCATGTGTCGGCAAAGCAACTTGCAGAGGAATCTGTAAGGGTTGAGCGCGAAATACTAATGGAACCTGGAGGGAAGCAAGATCAGTACCTGGCATCTTTTGGCGGTGTGCAACTCCTTGAGTTCTTTGATGATGAGAAGGTACTGGTTTCTCCGGTAATAATGAAAGAGAGCGTAAGGAAGAAACTGCGAGAGAACCTTCTGTTGCTTTACACAGGGAAGGAAAGAAATTCAACAACTATAATTGAAGACCAATCAAAGCAGGTGCAGGAACATTTGGAAAGTTACAAAAAAATGCGTGATCTTTCCTATTCATTCCTTGAGGCTGTAAACAAGGAGGACATCGATGCCATCGGAAACATAATGGACCAGAATTGGCAGGAGAAGAGGAAATTGTCTCCAAACATCTCGAATAGCTGGATAGATGAAATGTACAGCAAGGCTAAGGAAAATGGAGCACTTGGAGGGAAGATAGTTGGTGCTGGTGGTGGTGGATTTTTATTTCTAGTTGCGAAGCCAGAAAACCACCAAAAAATTATCTCCGGTTTGAATGAGCTTAAGCCAGTAGACTTTTCATTCGACTACAGCGGAAGCAAAATAATATTTATCGGCGAATAA
- a CDS encoding transposase: MTMLRTKALSRGKNIIEIGRFDPSSKMCSKCWNIKHDLKLSDHTYQCNECDLIIDHDLNAAINIKKSGLIQTRVPTDSEEVTPMEISLTRCLIREGISHASLK; encoded by the coding sequence ATGACAATGCTCAGAACCAAGGCATTGTCAAGAGGAAAGAACATAATAGAGATCGGAAGATTCGATCCTTCATCGAAGATGTGTTCAAAATGCTGGAACATAAAGCATGATCTGAAACTCTCAGATCACACATATCAATGCAATGAATGCGATCTCATCATCGACCATGATCTGAATGCCGCAATAAACATAAAGAAATCTGGTCTCATACAGACCAGGGTACCCACGGACAGTGAAGAAGTTACGCCTATGGAGATATCTCTCACGAGATGCCTGATTCGTGAAGGCATTAGCCATGCATCGTTGAAATAG
- a CDS encoding MEMO1 family protein: MLNNIFRIYNGVIMTGHTIRNPEVSGTFYPSNGKELKNMIMHLLNGVHTDINFKKIIGVIVPHAGYVYSGKTAAYSYSILMKSSARKFIIVGPNHRTFPFYAAVSTTGYWRTPLGDARIDEDLANSIVSEGDIFADDPTVHENEHSVEVQIPFLQYIFQDNFSFVPIILGEQEEKRAIAVSKALKPYLDDTVLIASSDLTHYEPKGVAESKDSKLIEDVLSLDTEKFYETLKARRISACGYGAIAILMELTKSLGGNIKLLNYSTSFDYSKDDSFVVGYSSFVSYL; encoded by the coding sequence ATGTTAAATAACATATTTAGGATCTATAATGGTGTAATAATGACTGGGCACACGATTAGAAATCCAGAAGTGAGTGGAACTTTCTATCCGAGTAATGGGAAGGAACTGAAAAATATGATTATGCACCTTCTCAACGGAGTCCATACTGATATTAATTTTAAGAAGATCATAGGAGTTATTGTTCCACACGCAGGATATGTATACTCGGGTAAAACAGCAGCCTATTCGTACTCTATCCTGATGAAGAGCAGTGCCAGAAAATTTATCATTGTAGGACCTAACCACAGAACATTTCCCTTTTATGCCGCAGTTAGCACTACCGGCTACTGGAGGACCCCTTTGGGAGACGCTAGGATCGATGAGGATTTGGCTAATTCGATAGTTTCAGAAGGTGATATCTTTGCGGACGACCCTACGGTGCATGAGAACGAACACTCCGTTGAGGTACAGATACCATTCCTTCAATATATTTTTCAGGACAATTTTTCTTTTGTCCCAATTATTCTTGGGGAGCAGGAAGAAAAGAGGGCAATTGCTGTCAGCAAGGCTCTAAAACCATACCTTGATGATACTGTTCTAATCGCTTCTTCAGATCTCACACATTACGAGCCCAAAGGGGTGGCCGAGTCGAAAGATTCTAAGCTTATAGAAGACGTTCTAAGCCTCGACACGGAGAAATTTTATGAAACATTGAAGGCCAGGAGAATAAGTGCTTGCGGATACGGGGCCATAGCAATCTTAATGGAACTCACGAAAAGCCTTGGTGGTAATATTAAATTACTCAACTATTCCACATCATTCGACTATTCAAAAGATGACTCTTTCGTTGTAGGGTATTCGTCCTTTGTATCCTATCTGTAG
- the amrA gene encoding AmmeMemoRadiSam system protein A, protein MEKNEQDKFIEKITEQQGEVIKQIAESAIRSHILKKPQEFDANDPILNHKAGVFVTVLEKGQLRGCIGHVYPTDSLINTTKEAAVEAAVEDPRFPPITPEELGEIKVEVTVLGDILEFNPRNKEELIKINIGEDGLIVSDGYRSGLLLPQVATEYNLDILAFLDETCQKAGLRKDAWRSPSVHVYKFRGRIF, encoded by the coding sequence ATGGAGAAAAACGAGCAGGACAAATTCATAGAAAAAATAACCGAACAGCAGGGGGAAGTGATTAAACAGATAGCCGAATCAGCGATAAGATCGCACATCCTGAAAAAACCGCAAGAATTTGACGCTAACGATCCAATTCTAAATCACAAAGCGGGTGTATTTGTTACCGTTCTAGAGAAGGGTCAACTTCGGGGATGTATCGGGCATGTTTACCCTACAGATTCTCTGATCAACACTACAAAAGAAGCAGCAGTTGAAGCTGCCGTTGAGGATCCACGGTTCCCACCTATAACCCCTGAAGAACTTGGTGAAATAAAAGTAGAAGTCACGGTTCTTGGTGACATACTTGAATTTAATCCCCGAAATAAAGAGGAACTTATCAAAATCAACATAGGGGAAGATGGGTTGATAGTATCGGATGGATATCGATCCGGGCTCCTTCTGCCTCAGGTTGCTACGGAGTATAACCTCGACATTCTCGCGTTCCTCGATGAGACGTGTCAGAAGGCGGGATTGCGTAAAGATGCATGGAGATCCCCCTCAGTTCACGTTTATAAGTTCAGGGGGCGCATTTTCTGA
- a CDS encoding sugar porter family MFS transporter: MFDALDESSLKKVHLRITALSSGGSFLDGYDISIISVAILILQPQFSLTSTEITLLLGSTILGMIFGGVFIGYITDIKGRRYVYLWDMAFFILFTVLSALAANYIQLLIYRLLLGVAIGADYAITPTIIAEFSPVKHRGKLLSFSGAAWFIGAFASYGIGTVLIPLGNTSWRYMFLIGIIPAIIILLLRRDVPESPRWLLSHGENERANASMKEIDSNARIEAPVTYSKTRIGDLFRKKYMAATAFVSIFWFALDAVAYVIALDGPSILHDLGISTVAASGYATVIALLAIIGAVIAILFIDTKGRKSLTMIGFAGMVITLMLAAILFHYYPIVIYIVLLFVVFEISQELGPGITNSVYPQELYPTEIRSTAQGFGTTISRVGALFGIFVFAFVSDAYGISIGLILLAIISAVGLIVTLSLGKETAGKSLEELSEL, encoded by the coding sequence GTGTTCGATGCATTGGACGAAAGCTCATTAAAGAAGGTGCATTTAAGAATAACTGCACTTTCTTCAGGAGGTAGTTTTCTTGACGGATATGATATATCCATAATATCAGTTGCCATTCTCATATTGCAACCACAATTCTCCTTAACTTCGACCGAAATCACGCTTCTCCTTGGTTCAACAATCCTGGGAATGATTTTTGGGGGAGTCTTTATTGGATACATTACTGATATAAAGGGAAGAAGATATGTGTATCTTTGGGACATGGCATTTTTCATACTTTTCACTGTACTTTCTGCACTCGCCGCCAATTATATTCAACTTCTTATCTACAGGCTTCTCCTTGGCGTTGCAATTGGCGCAGATTATGCCATAACGCCCACAATCATTGCCGAATTCTCACCTGTGAAACACAGGGGAAAACTCCTTAGTTTCTCGGGTGCTGCTTGGTTCATAGGGGCGTTTGCATCTTACGGCATAGGCACCGTTCTCATTCCACTTGGAAACACATCATGGCGTTACATGTTTCTGATTGGGATCATACCAGCAATAATTATTCTCCTGCTGAGACGCGACGTACCGGAATCCCCCAGATGGCTCCTTTCACACGGAGAGAATGAGAGGGCCAACGCTTCAATGAAAGAGATCGATAGCAACGCCCGTATAGAGGCACCAGTGACGTACAGCAAGACAAGGATTGGTGATCTTTTCAGGAAAAAATACATGGCCGCTACTGCCTTCGTATCCATTTTCTGGTTTGCGCTGGATGCGGTCGCTTATGTGATAGCTTTAGATGGACCGTCTATTCTTCACGATCTTGGCATATCCACTGTTGCAGCATCTGGATACGCTACGGTCATTGCTCTACTTGCAATAATTGGTGCCGTAATCGCCATTCTATTTATCGATACCAAAGGAAGAAAAAGCCTTACTATGATAGGTTTCGCTGGTATGGTGATCACTCTCATGCTTGCGGCAATCCTTTTTCATTATTACCCTATCGTTATATATATTGTTCTGCTGTTTGTTGTATTTGAGATCAGTCAGGAACTTGGACCCGGCATCACCAACTCGGTATATCCACAAGAGCTTTATCCCACGGAGATAAGATCCACAGCACAGGGTTTTGGAACTACAATCAGCAGAGTCGGAGCTCTCTTCGGAATATTCGTATTTGCGTTCGTGTCTGATGCCTATGGAATCAGTATTGGTTTGATATTACTTGCGATAATCTCTGCAGTGGGTCTTATAGTAACTCTGTCACTTGGGAAGGAAACTGCTGGGAAATCTCTGGAAGAATTAAGTGAGCTCTAG
- a CDS encoding SDR family oxidoreductase, translating to MVDLLNESLNGRTVIVMGVGPGQGMSTVRMFLNFGAKVAIVNRSGSSFGLKESDNTKVYKCDATDEAAVIRLKKEILDDFGVINSVVSNTGIWEPVTGTFGSLHELERNFKVNVEAHVIAINVFSEAMKEDGGTIVLVGASRLIYKGNTLPYSVSKSSVEELTRIAAEKLRQYNIRVNAVAPGSVLGEDTYFNVFPFSYPRLAERIVVEPIEVAMTTVFLSSNMSSGIDGQCITVDRGLNTI from the coding sequence ATGGTTGATTTATTGAACGAATCGTTGAATGGAAGAACAGTAATTGTAATGGGTGTCGGTCCAGGGCAGGGCATGTCTACAGTAAGAATGTTCCTTAACTTCGGTGCAAAAGTTGCGATTGTTAACAGGAGCGGAAGTAGTTTTGGACTAAAGGAATCCGATAATACAAAGGTCTATAAGTGTGATGCCACAGATGAGGCCGCTGTGATTCGTCTCAAGAAGGAAATCCTGGATGACTTTGGTGTAATCAATTCTGTTGTGTCCAATACAGGTATTTGGGAGCCTGTCACAGGCACTTTCGGATCACTGCACGAATTGGAAAGAAACTTCAAGGTGAATGTCGAAGCACACGTTATAGCCATAAATGTCTTTTCTGAAGCTATGAAGGAAGATGGCGGTACGATTGTTCTGGTCGGTGCTTCGAGACTCATATACAAAGGAAATACTCTGCCTTATTCGGTTAGCAAATCATCAGTCGAGGAGTTGACTAGGATTGCCGCAGAAAAGTTGCGTCAATATAATATACGTGTGAATGCCGTGGCTCCAGGTTCGGTGCTAGGTGAAGACACATACTTTAACGTGTTTCCGTTCAGTTACCCGAGGCTAGCTGAAAGGATAGTCGTTGAGCCTATTGAGGTTGCTATGACTACAGTATTTCTGTCAAGTAACATGTCTTCGGGCATAGACGGGCAGTGCATTACGGTTGACAGGGGACTTAACACTATTTAG
- a CDS encoding helix-turn-helix domain-containing protein: MPKPNNYQLLYIRTLAFFLKMHVEISEANFRNAFRFYWEGKNFYSMHYRRLVSDIQKLTPEIDNIMQTITESEVERMKIALSDSYRTIPVAARMCGLDNAMVRRLVENGTLHVLKEPNPYYKNSGPMVLIRMSELKKWQEENPDAVNASKRTLERAAKAKQTLEKRRKDKMLGQTKKVKDLLLKYEEVAIKDPIPLLFILLKLFQIKTYNAGESRAYFNEVLVRVMKIANPGDVQIRHVLDATTTETVQLCESCSRIAYFLGMTDQEYAREVGKCAKCTTTTEIKEIGKHFEMVFKNGSLSIIFTLDNGFLKNNMHDFLLMLHPSVVVSYENGNFWDRTKPEEISFNVSDLKEKIENLLINLENKASNLETDDSYST, translated from the coding sequence GTGCCTAAACCTAATAATTATCAATTGCTCTATATTCGTACGCTTGCCTTCTTCCTCAAAATGCATGTTGAAATAAGCGAGGCTAATTTTAGGAATGCCTTCAGATTTTATTGGGAAGGCAAGAATTTTTACAGTATGCATTATCGAAGATTGGTTTCAGATATCCAAAAGTTAACTCCAGAGATAGATAATATTATGCAAACGATCACAGAATCTGAGGTAGAGCGAATGAAAATCGCATTATCTGATTCTTATCGAACTATTCCAGTTGCAGCTAGAATGTGTGGTTTGGATAATGCTATGGTACGCAGACTTGTGGAAAATGGTACGCTACATGTGCTTAAGGAACCAAATCCATACTACAAGAACTCGGGGCCTATGGTACTCATCAGAATGTCCGAACTAAAAAAATGGCAAGAAGAAAATCCTGATGCTGTTAACGCATCAAAGAGAACTCTCGAGCGAGCAGCAAAGGCGAAGCAGACACTCGAAAAAAGACGAAAAGACAAAATGCTAGGCCAGACTAAAAAAGTTAAGGACCTTCTTCTAAAATATGAGGAGGTGGCCATAAAGGATCCGATTCCGTTGCTATTTATCTTGCTGAAGCTCTTTCAAATAAAGACCTACAATGCAGGTGAGTCACGCGCCTATTTTAATGAAGTTCTCGTCCGCGTAATGAAAATCGCCAATCCAGGGGATGTGCAGATTAGACACGTTCTTGACGCAACGACAACTGAAACCGTCCAGTTGTGCGAATCCTGTTCTAGAATTGCTTATTTTCTGGGTATGACAGACCAAGAATATGCAAGAGAAGTTGGGAAATGTGCGAAATGCACTACCACGACAGAAATTAAAGAGATAGGGAAGCATTTCGAAATGGTCTTTAAAAATGGATCGTTATCGATTATTTTTACTTTGGATAACGGTTTTTTAAAAAACAATATGCATGATTTTCTATTAATGCTCCATCCTTCTGTTGTAGTGAGTTATGAAAATGGGAATTTTTGGGATCGGACTAAACCTGAAGAAATAAGCTTCAATGTTAGCGACCTTAAAGAAAAAATCGAAAATCTTCTAATAAACTTAGAAAATAAGGCATCCAATTTAGAAACAGATGATTCCTATTCAACGTAA
- a CDS encoding NAD-dependent epimerase/dehydratase family protein — MKNKKIIVTGGSGFIGSNLVQKLSDDNEIFVIDNLNSGSNANLKDLEGDSLRVVNDDVKNIRNYHFEADYVFHLGFYSASPMYRNNPSLVGEVVSGMISVLEYAKEQQCPVVFSSTSSIYNGVKPPHREDIIPSVTDLYTEGRIASERLSELYNKLYDLNVSALRFFSVYGYRESAKKEFANLATQFMWAMKRNEQPVIYGNGEQRRDFIFVTDVVDAIIRAADSKGFQVYNVGYGKNYSLNELVAKINKLLEKNVEPKYIEMPVKNYVMETLADTSKIKKYLGFDPKINLDRGLELLNEYYR, encoded by the coding sequence ATGAAAAATAAGAAGATAATAGTTACAGGCGGATCCGGCTTTATAGGATCAAATTTGGTGCAAAAGCTTTCCGATGATAATGAGATATTTGTAATTGATAATCTGAATTCCGGCTCTAATGCAAATCTCAAGGACCTTGAAGGGGACAGTCTTCGCGTAGTGAACGATGATGTCAAGAATATAAGGAATTATCACTTTGAAGCCGACTATGTGTTTCATCTTGGATTTTATTCAGCTTCTCCTATGTATAGAAACAATCCCTCGCTTGTGGGGGAAGTAGTCTCTGGTATGATAAGTGTTCTTGAGTACGCCAAGGAACAGCAATGCCCTGTCGTATTCTCGTCTACTTCGTCAATATATAACGGTGTCAAACCCCCGCACAGAGAGGATATAATTCCCAGCGTGACTGATCTTTATACCGAGGGACGAATAGCATCTGAACGGCTTTCTGAGCTCTACAATAAATTGTACGACCTCAACGTTTCGGCCCTCAGATTCTTTTCTGTTTACGGGTACAGGGAATCTGCCAAGAAAGAATTTGCTAATCTGGCCACGCAATTCATGTGGGCCATGAAGAGAAATGAGCAGCCCGTAATATATGGCAATGGAGAGCAGAGGAGGGATTTTATCTTTGTCACCGATGTTGTGGATGCGATCATCAGGGCCGCTGATTCAAAAGGTTTCCAGGTGTACAATGTGGGTTACGGCAAAAACTACAGCCTGAATGAACTTGTTGCCAAGATCAACAAACTTCTCGAAAAAAATGTAGAACCGAAGTATATCGAGATGCCAGTCAAAAACTATGTAATGGAGACATTGGCGGATACATCCAAGATAAAGAAATATCTTGGGTTTGATCCAAAGATAAATCTTGACAGGGGGCTGGAACTCCTAAATGAATACTACCGATGA
- a CDS encoding mechanosensitive ion channel family protein codes for MSILSSIESFQYFYAILDTAFVVIISSIIYLIFAKFIEKISKIKTRYTMKKFIALVIILIDFIIVVSIFVKNTSIVIVSAGLFSAGIAFSLRDPITSLIAWFVIIFLRPFSIGERIKIGNEEGDVVDINAFFFTLMEINQWTSADLYTGRLVEVPNNQIMTAQIVNFSKGFNYLWDNIDVPVFYNSDIDQISSMLKEIAKSVTEKYFEKATKEYTRLKKKYFIERGIFEPRIFVSFNDNYALLSLRYITDLWERKTTETEISTEILRKFKLKGIQIASSSLIVSNKSDLENGRN; via the coding sequence ATGTCTATTCTGTCATCAATAGAATCGTTTCAGTATTTTTACGCTATTCTGGACACCGCATTTGTGGTCATTATTTCATCGATCATTTATTTAATTTTTGCTAAATTTATTGAAAAGATTTCAAAAATAAAGACGAGATACACCATGAAGAAGTTTATTGCCCTTGTCATTATTTTGATTGACTTCATCATTGTAGTATCAATTTTTGTAAAGAATACAAGCATAGTTATTGTCTCCGCTGGCCTGTTTTCGGCGGGCATTGCATTTTCTCTTAGAGATCCAATTACAAGTCTTATAGCGTGGTTTGTAATAATATTTCTCAGACCTTTCAGCATAGGAGAGCGGATAAAGATCGGAAATGAAGAGGGGGACGTTGTTGACATAAACGCCTTTTTCTTTACCTTGATGGAAATCAATCAATGGACGTCTGCAGATTTATATACCGGAAGATTAGTCGAGGTACCAAACAATCAAATAATGACGGCACAGATAGTCAATTTTTCAAAAGGATTTAATTATCTTTGGGACAACATTGATGTCCCTGTATTTTACAATTCAGATATTGATCAAATTTCATCAATGCTCAAGGAAATAGCAAAAAGCGTTACAGAAAAATATTTTGAGAAAGCCACAAAAGAATACACGCGCCTTAAGAAAAAATACTTTATAGAAAGGGGGATATTTGAACCAAGAATATTTGTTTCATTCAATGATAATTATGCTCTTCTAAGTCTCAGATACATAACAGATCTTTGGGAACGAAAGACAACAGAAACTGAAATTAGCACAGAAATACTCCGTAAATTTAAGCTCAAAGGAATACAAATAGCATCATCATCACTTATAGTTAGTAATAAGTCAGATTTAGAAAATGGTCGAAATTAA
- a CDS encoding Lrp/AsnC family transcriptional regulator, with translation MNEKDRRIYEYLVDHGRDKISDISKELDIPRVTVYERIMNMVSQGVIKKFTVIPDYGAIGLPVVSFIFLSFDRNAKIGQRELAEKIARFKEVEEVYIVAGEWDLFIKIRSATVKDIGDFVLDKLRSVEGVERTETITVFSAVK, from the coding sequence ATGAATGAAAAAGATCGGCGCATTTATGAGTACCTGGTTGACCATGGAAGAGACAAGATTTCGGACATATCAAAGGAACTGGACATCCCCAGAGTGACGGTATATGAGAGAATAATGAATATGGTGTCTCAAGGAGTGATTAAGAAATTTACTGTAATACCTGATTATGGGGCAATAGGGCTTCCCGTTGTTTCTTTCATTTTCCTTTCTTTTGATCGAAACGCAAAGATCGGACAGAGAGAACTCGCAGAAAAAATTGCAAGATTCAAAGAAGTTGAAGAGGTTTACATTGTTGCGGGTGAATGGGACCTTTTTATAAAAATCAGATCTGCAACAGTAAAAGACATAGGAGATTTCGTATTGGACAAACTTAGGTCGGTAGAAGGGGTTGAAAGAACAGAAACTATAACCGTTTTTTCAGCTGTCAAGTGA
- a CDS encoding UbiA family prenyltransferase: MNPWIRIIRPINGLMSIVATSVSGFIGLGTAIIYFFNWKYILFAVIVAFLITCAGNVLNDVVDVEIDKVNHPARPIPAGQINKNSARSVSIAFFGVAIIVSILTLHLISIIIAVIASILLAMYELRIKRFGLSKNLTISLLVGLLFIFGGVSVNAGSKMLILFVLAFLAIFSREIIKDVEDISGDVNRKTLPKKYGIKVADYLAFVVVVVLIAISFLPYYLGILSVFYLYIVILADIVFLLSVSITFKSPTKGQQISKYAMIIALASFVIGELV; this comes from the coding sequence ATGAATCCTTGGATCAGGATTATAAGGCCAATAAACGGGCTGATGAGTATAGTTGCTACAAGTGTGTCCGGTTTTATTGGTCTTGGAACCGCAATAATATATTTCTTTAATTGGAAATATATACTTTTCGCAGTCATAGTTGCATTTCTGATAACCTGTGCTGGCAATGTTCTGAATGACGTTGTAGATGTAGAAATAGATAAAGTGAATCATCCAGCAAGGCCAATTCCCGCAGGCCAGATAAATAAGAACAGTGCACGTTCGGTATCCATCGCATTTTTCGGGGTAGCGATTATCGTATCTATTTTGACTTTGCATTTAATATCTATAATAATTGCAGTTATCGCCTCTATACTTCTCGCAATGTATGAGTTGAGAATCAAACGATTTGGTCTGAGCAAAAATCTAACTATAAGTCTGCTTGTTGGTCTACTGTTTATTTTTGGAGGGGTTTCAGTCAATGCGGGGAGCAAAATGCTCATATTATTTGTCCTAGCTTTTCTCGCAATATTCTCGCGTGAGATAATAAAAGATGTAGAAGACATATCTGGGGATGTTAACAGAAAGACCTTGCCAAAGAAGTATGGCATAAAAGTGGCTGATTACCTTGCTTTCGTCGTGGTTGTGGTGTTGATTGCTATCTCGTTCTTGCCTTATTATCTAGGCATACTGAGCGTATTCTATCTTTATATAGTCATTCTGGCAGATATTGTCTTCCTCTTATCCGTATCCATTACCTTCAAGAGTCCAACAAAAGGTCAACAAATATCTAAGTACGCCATGATTATTGCACTTGCATCATTCGTGATCGGTGAGTTAGTTTGA